In Chitinophaga sp. HK235, a single window of DNA contains:
- the ligD gene encoding DNA ligase D gives MLATLVDAPFNDADWLFETKWDGYRAIATVQQHKVSLYSRNEKDFSRDYPAVVAAVENIAHNVVLDGEIIVLDNKKNSHFQLLQNYKTTGKGNLVYMVFDLLHLNGSELQQLSLLERKSLLKDLVDQLNDKRVQFSAHVLKKGKDFFQKAQQQQWEGIIAKKTDSTYEEGRRTMSWLKIKVTNEQEALICGFTAPRGSRKKLGALVLGLYEDKKLKYIGNCGGGFNDAMLAILYNKLMPLVQKTSPFTQKIKTDMPVTWVKPKLVCQVKFSEWTGDGILRMPVFLGLREDKPAADIHTETPKSMTMATATAENNRVITLNGKKVTLTNQQKIYWPKENITKGQLIDYYLSIAGYILPHLKDRPLSLHRFPNGITHPSFYQKDLDLEQTPDWIKSIPLMAASTGKKVDYLLCNNQATLVYMINLGCIEVNPWLSRTSSLDNPDFVVMDLDPQNIDFKYVVEVALHIKAFLDQYRLESFCKTSGSEGLHIYIPTGGKYSYDTCRLFAEYIARHVHRELPQTTSVTRTKSARNKKVYLDYLQNRVAQTVAAPYSVRPKPGATVSMPLSWKEVNESLRISDFDIFNSLQRINEVGDLWEDILQTKNDLHRFISNVEKHTKA, from the coding sequence ATGCTGGCCACATTGGTAGATGCTCCGTTTAATGATGCTGACTGGTTATTCGAAACTAAATGGGACGGCTATCGTGCTATTGCCACTGTACAGCAACATAAGGTATCCCTTTATTCCCGCAATGAAAAAGATTTTAGCAGGGATTATCCCGCTGTGGTGGCTGCTGTAGAGAATATTGCGCATAATGTGGTGCTGGATGGAGAAATCATCGTGCTGGACAACAAAAAAAATTCCCATTTTCAATTACTCCAGAATTATAAAACTACCGGTAAAGGTAACCTCGTATACATGGTCTTCGACCTGTTACACCTCAATGGCAGCGAATTACAACAGCTCTCACTACTGGAACGAAAGAGCCTGTTAAAAGATCTGGTAGACCAGCTGAATGATAAAAGGGTACAGTTTTCTGCCCATGTACTGAAGAAGGGAAAGGATTTTTTCCAGAAGGCGCAACAGCAGCAATGGGAAGGCATTATAGCGAAGAAAACCGATAGCACATACGAAGAAGGCAGGAGGACCATGTCGTGGCTGAAAATAAAAGTTACCAACGAGCAGGAAGCCCTTATCTGTGGCTTCACCGCCCCCAGAGGCAGCCGCAAGAAACTAGGTGCATTGGTACTGGGCTTGTATGAAGATAAAAAGCTGAAGTATATCGGCAACTGTGGCGGAGGCTTTAATGATGCCATGCTCGCCATACTGTACAACAAGCTGATGCCGCTGGTGCAAAAGACTTCGCCTTTTACGCAGAAAATAAAGACAGACATGCCCGTTACCTGGGTTAAACCCAAACTGGTATGCCAGGTGAAGTTCTCCGAATGGACAGGTGATGGTATCCTCCGTATGCCTGTATTCCTGGGACTGAGAGAAGACAAACCCGCTGCGGACATACATACGGAAACACCTAAATCCATGACTATGGCAACAGCGACAGCGGAAAACAATCGTGTCATCACCCTGAACGGTAAAAAGGTGACCCTCACCAACCAGCAGAAAATATACTGGCCTAAAGAAAATATTACCAAAGGACAGCTGATCGATTACTACCTGTCCATAGCTGGTTATATCCTGCCACACCTGAAAGACAGGCCCCTGTCGTTACATCGTTTCCCTAACGGGATAACACACCCGTCTTTTTACCAGAAAGACCTGGACCTGGAACAAACACCCGACTGGATTAAAAGCATTCCGCTGATGGCTGCTTCCACCGGTAAAAAGGTAGATTATCTGCTCTGCAACAACCAGGCTACACTGGTTTATATGATCAACCTGGGCTGCATTGAGGTTAACCCCTGGCTGTCGCGTACTTCCAGCCTGGATAATCCTGACTTTGTAGTGATGGACCTGGACCCGCAAAACATAGATTTTAAATACGTAGTGGAGGTAGCCCTGCATATTAAAGCTTTTCTGGACCAGTACCGGCTGGAAAGTTTCTGTAAAACTTCCGGCTCTGAAGGGCTACACATCTATATTCCTACCGGAGGCAAATACAGTTACGATACCTGCCGTTTATTTGCGGAGTATATCGCCCGGCATGTTCATCGCGAACTGCCTCAGACTACCAGTGTAACAAGGACCAAATCGGCCCGCAATAAAAAGGTGTATCTCGATTATCTGCAGAACAGGGTGGCACAAACGGTGGCCGCGCCATATTCGGTAAGACCTAAGCCCGGCGCCACCGTGTCTATGCCGCTGTCCTGGAAAGAAGTGAATGAATCGCTGCGGATCAGTGACTTTGATATTTTTAACTCACTCCAACGAATAAACGAAGTTGGAGATTTGTGGGAGGATATACTACAAACAAAAAATGACCTGCACAGATTCATCAGTAACGTGGAAAAGCATACAAAAGCCTGA
- a CDS encoding DUF4199 family protein, with protein MQRFHLHLPVVHSKGYGIIIAVICMVLTVVFYATDQYGALWTGFGIALVFFVGILISIIHYNGRHGEKTSTASAFYLGIRTTFLATFLLGIFALIFHVLVVNGTIHRLIPQGFQQTPRIIRGIETEKERFWILFVGNVLIADIAMGVLAAMLGALVFKANQKSAGDATKDNI; from the coding sequence ATGCAACGGTTTCATCTACATCTTCCCGTTGTACATTCGAAGGGATACGGCATCATTATCGCCGTTATTTGTATGGTACTCACAGTTGTTTTTTATGCAACCGATCAATACGGTGCGTTATGGACAGGCTTTGGTATCGCCCTGGTGTTTTTTGTAGGTATTTTAATCTCCATCATACATTATAACGGAAGGCATGGAGAGAAGACTTCTACGGCTTCTGCTTTTTACCTGGGTATCCGGACCACCTTCCTCGCTACCTTCCTGCTGGGGATATTTGCCCTGATATTTCATGTTCTGGTAGTAAATGGGACTATTCATCGCCTGATACCTCAGGGCTTTCAGCAGACGCCCAGGATTATCAGAGGGATAGAAACAGAAAAGGAAAGGTTCTGGATTCTGTTTGTAGGCAATGTGTTGATTGCTGATATTGCTATGGGTGTGCTGGCCGCTATGCTGGGAGCACTCGTTTTTAAGGCCAATCAAAAGTCTGCCGGTGATGCCACCAAGGACAACATTTAA
- a CDS encoding ferritin-like domain-containing protein, which produces MPASKSAHGSARRPAHKSNSHGHMNRTRFAELFMEELKDIYWAEKNLLKAIPKMQKATTSDELTYALDEHLEETKHHVMRLEEIFEIMGKKPQTKKCEAMEGLMMEAQVFLDDTEADSMVRDAGIIISMQKIEHYEIASYGCLRTLANVMGHADVAELLEQTLEEEKHTDSLLTEIAESTVNEEAAAE; this is translated from the coding sequence ATGCCTGCTTCAAAATCCGCACACGGTTCTGCCAGAAGGCCTGCCCATAAGTCCAATAGCCATGGACATATGAATCGCACCCGGTTCGCAGAACTCTTTATGGAAGAACTAAAAGATATTTACTGGGCTGAAAAAAATCTGCTCAAGGCAATACCAAAGATGCAGAAAGCAACTACTTCCGATGAACTGACCTATGCATTGGATGAACACCTGGAAGAAACCAAACATCATGTCATGCGGCTCGAAGAAATTTTTGAAATAATGGGGAAAAAGCCCCAGACCAAAAAATGTGAAGCCATGGAAGGACTGATGATGGAAGCACAGGTGTTTCTGGATGATACCGAAGCTGATTCCATGGTCAGGGATGCGGGCATTATCATTTCCATGCAGAAAATCGAACATTACGAAATTGCTTCATACGGATGTCTGCGCACGCTGGCCAATGTAATGGGACATGCTGATGTAGCAGAGCTCCTGGAGCAAACCCTGGAAGAAGAAAAACATACTGACAGCCTGCTTACAGAGATAGCTGAATCTACCGTTAATGAAGAAGCAGCTGCCGAATAA
- a CDS encoding Ku protein yields MRAIWSGSIGFGLVNIPIKLYSATQDSRLDLDMLDSNGLAHIRYKRVNENTGKEVPWEQIVKGYLYKDEYVVLEDEDFEAASPKRSKIIEIESFVDEASIDDIYFENPYFLEPAKGGEKAYELLLEALQKTAKAGLSRFVLRSQEHLSVIRPRENYLLLQQLRYEEEIRSSQDLTLPSDVRIGKKELDMAIELIKQYAAEFDISRYKDEYKEELMKIIKAKASGKKPVVKKMKVVHTKSDDLFDQLKASLGSKPAAPSKKRAS; encoded by the coding sequence ATGCGTGCAATATGGTCAGGGTCAATCGGGTTTGGGTTGGTAAACATTCCCATAAAACTATATAGTGCCACACAGGACAGCCGTCTCGACCTGGATATGCTGGACAGCAACGGGCTGGCTCATATCCGGTATAAAAGGGTCAATGAAAATACCGGTAAGGAAGTACCATGGGAACAAATCGTTAAGGGATATCTCTACAAAGACGAATACGTGGTGCTGGAAGATGAAGACTTCGAAGCAGCCAGTCCTAAAAGAAGCAAGATCATCGAAATAGAATCTTTCGTGGATGAAGCCTCCATTGACGATATCTATTTCGAAAATCCCTATTTCCTGGAACCCGCCAAAGGCGGTGAAAAAGCTTATGAGCTGCTATTGGAAGCCCTGCAGAAAACCGCTAAGGCCGGCCTGAGCCGTTTTGTATTGCGGAGCCAGGAACATCTCTCTGTGATCAGGCCCCGCGAAAATTATCTGTTGCTGCAGCAACTGCGCTATGAAGAAGAGATCCGCTCCTCGCAGGACCTGACGCTGCCTTCTGATGTCAGGATAGGTAAAAAGGAGCTGGATATGGCGATAGAACTGATCAAACAATATGCTGCCGAATTTGATATCAGCCGATATAAGGATGAATACAAAGAAGAACTGATGAAGATCATCAAAGCCAAAGCCAGCGGCAAAAAGCCGGTAGTGAAGAAAATGAAGGTCGTGCATACCAAAAGCGATGATCTTTTTGACCAGCTGAAGGCCAGCCTGGGTAGTAAACCAGCTGCCCCCAGTAAAAAACGTGCATCATGA
- a CDS encoding DNA polymerase ligase N-terminal domain-containing protein, producing MSLSRYKQKRNFESTTEPVAGKPQQGIHAFVVQRHHATRLHYDFRLEVAGVLKSWAVPKGPSMNPADKRLAMQVEDHPYDYKDFQGTIPQGNYGAGTVYIWDKGTYELMRGSGKNFDADAQKEIESGDLKIVLKGKKLKGEFALVRMKASNDNAWLMIKHRDKYAVDQYNSEDYTPESVKTKGIREKEASRKKKAPYLLLNPNLSQ from the coding sequence ATGAGCCTGAGCAGGTATAAGCAGAAAAGAAATTTTGAATCCACTACAGAACCGGTGGCAGGTAAACCACAGCAGGGAATACATGCGTTTGTAGTACAACGGCATCATGCTACCCGGCTGCATTACGATTTCAGGCTGGAAGTGGCTGGTGTCCTTAAAAGCTGGGCGGTGCCAAAAGGTCCGTCTATGAATCCTGCAGATAAACGGCTGGCTATGCAGGTGGAAGACCATCCCTATGATTACAAAGACTTTCAGGGGACCATCCCCCAAGGCAACTACGGTGCCGGTACCGTCTATATATGGGATAAGGGCACCTATGAACTCATGCGTGGCAGCGGAAAAAATTTTGATGCTGATGCACAGAAAGAAATCGAATCCGGCGACCTGAAAATTGTGCTGAAAGGAAAAAAACTGAAAGGTGAGTTTGCCCTCGTAAGAATGAAAGCGTCTAACGACAACGCCTGGCTGATGATCAAACACCGGGATAAGTATGCAGTAGATCAATATAACAGTGAAGACTATACGCCGGAAAGTGTAAAAACAAAAGGTATCCGCGAAAAGGAAGCTTCCCGTAAAAAAAAAGCTCCATACCTACTCCTGAACCCGAACCTGAGCCAATAA